The following coding sequences are from one Mycolicibacterium aichiense window:
- a CDS encoding NAD-dependent succinate-semialdehyde dehydrogenase, producing MSLYAVVDPKSGEVVREYPTATDEQIEQALASAAAAFRDWSKTSTVADRANLIRRVAALHTERREKLAEIINREMGKPLDQALGEVDFSAAIYEYYADNAEKFLADEPIELLDGDGSAVIKRGPVGVLLGIMPWNYPYYQVARFAGPNLTLGNTIVLKHAPQCPESAEAIQQIFDDAGYPEGAYVNVYATNEQIADAIADPRVQGVSLTGSERAGAAVAEIAGRNLKKVVLELGGSDPFIVLSSDDLDATVEAAMAGRFENTGQACNAAKRFIVSADLYDEFLDKFTKKVVEAADGLAPLSSVGAAQRLAEQIDRAVADGANLVSEGKRDGAYFPPGVLTGVSPDSATYREELFGPVAMVFKVSSEDEAVELANDIPFGLGSYVFTTDEEQAKRVADKIDAGMVFVNVVGADGVELPFGGVKRSGFGRELGRFGIDEFVNKKLIRIG from the coding sequence ATGAGTCTGTACGCGGTGGTCGACCCGAAATCCGGTGAAGTCGTGCGGGAGTACCCGACGGCCACCGACGAACAGATCGAACAGGCGCTGGCGTCGGCCGCCGCCGCCTTCCGGGACTGGTCGAAGACCTCGACCGTGGCCGACCGGGCGAACCTGATCCGCCGGGTGGCAGCCTTGCACACCGAGCGTCGCGAGAAGCTGGCCGAGATCATCAACCGCGAGATGGGCAAGCCACTGGACCAGGCCCTCGGCGAGGTCGACTTCAGCGCGGCGATCTACGAGTACTACGCCGACAACGCCGAGAAGTTCCTCGCCGACGAGCCGATCGAACTGCTCGACGGCGACGGCAGCGCGGTGATCAAGCGCGGCCCGGTGGGCGTCCTGCTGGGCATCATGCCGTGGAACTACCCGTACTACCAGGTCGCACGGTTCGCCGGGCCGAACCTGACGCTGGGCAACACGATCGTGCTCAAGCACGCCCCACAGTGCCCGGAGTCCGCCGAGGCCATCCAGCAGATCTTCGACGACGCCGGCTACCCCGAAGGTGCCTACGTCAACGTGTACGCGACCAACGAGCAGATCGCCGACGCCATCGCCGACCCGCGGGTGCAGGGCGTGTCCCTGACCGGTTCCGAGCGTGCCGGTGCCGCGGTCGCCGAGATCGCCGGGCGCAACCTGAAGAAGGTGGTGCTGGAGCTCGGTGGCTCCGATCCGTTCATCGTGCTGTCCAGCGACGACCTGGACGCGACCGTCGAGGCCGCGATGGCGGGCCGCTTCGAGAACACCGGTCAGGCGTGCAACGCGGCCAAGCGGTTCATCGTCTCCGCCGACCTTTACGACGAGTTCCTCGACAAGTTCACCAAGAAGGTGGTCGAAGCGGCCGACGGGCTGGCTCCATTGTCGTCGGTGGGCGCGGCCCAGCGGTTGGCCGAGCAGATCGATCGCGCGGTGGCCGACGGCGCCAACCTGGTCTCGGAAGGCAAGCGTGACGGCGCCTACTTCCCGCCGGGTGTGCTGACCGGGGTCTCCCCCGACTCGGCGACCTATCGCGAGGAACTGTTCGGTCCCGTGGCGATGGTCTTCAAGGTCAGTTCCGAGGACGAGGCCGTCGAACTGGCCAACGACATCCCGTTCGGACTCGGCTCGTATGTCTTCACCACGGATGAAGAGCAGGCCAAGCGGGTAGCCGACAAGATCGACGCCGGAATGGTGTTCGTGAATGTGGTCGGCGCCGACGGTGTCGAGCTGCCGTTCGGCGGAGTGAAGCGCTCCGGTTTCGGACGGGAGTTGGGCCGGTTCGGCATCGATGAGTTCGTCAACAAGAAACTGATCCGGATCGGATAA
- a CDS encoding acyl-CoA dehydrogenase family protein: MSTTTAPAKKDIYTPLELFATDRLLDSDERDIAATVRKFVDTRLRPNVEDWFESATLPRELGKEFGDMGLLGMHLQGYGCAGTNAVSYGLACMELEAGDSGFRSFVSVQGSLSMFSIYRYGSEEQKNEWLPRLATGEAIGCFGLTEPDFGSNPAGMRTRARRDGSDWVLDGTKMWITNGNLADVATVWAQTDDGVRGFLVPTDTPGFTANVIHKKLSLRASVTSELVLDNVRLPASAQLPEATGLGAPLSCLNEARFGIVFGALGAARDSLETAIAYAQEREVFDRPLSSFQLSQEKLANMTLELGKGMLLAVHLGRMKDAEGARPEQISLGKLNNVREALAIARECRTLLGGSGITLEYSPLRHANNLESVLTYEGTSEMHLLSIGRALTGQAAFR; this comes from the coding sequence ATGAGCACCACCACGGCTCCGGCCAAGAAGGACATTTACACACCGCTGGAGCTGTTCGCGACCGACCGGTTGCTCGACTCCGACGAGCGCGACATCGCCGCCACCGTCCGCAAGTTCGTCGACACCCGGCTTCGGCCGAATGTCGAGGATTGGTTCGAATCCGCGACCCTGCCAAGAGAACTCGGCAAGGAGTTCGGCGACATGGGCCTGTTGGGCATGCACCTGCAGGGTTACGGCTGCGCGGGGACCAACGCGGTCAGCTACGGCCTGGCCTGCATGGAGCTCGAGGCCGGTGACAGCGGGTTTCGCAGTTTCGTGTCGGTCCAGGGCTCGCTGTCGATGTTCTCGATCTACCGGTACGGCTCCGAGGAGCAGAAGAACGAGTGGCTGCCCCGCCTGGCTACCGGCGAAGCGATCGGATGCTTCGGCCTGACCGAGCCGGACTTCGGTTCCAACCCGGCCGGGATGCGCACCCGCGCGAGGCGCGACGGAAGCGATTGGGTGCTCGACGGCACCAAGATGTGGATCACCAACGGTAATCTCGCCGATGTGGCCACGGTGTGGGCGCAGACCGACGACGGTGTTCGGGGATTCCTGGTACCGACCGACACCCCCGGGTTCACCGCCAACGTGATCCACAAGAAGCTGTCGCTGCGGGCCTCGGTCACCTCCGAACTGGTGCTCGACAACGTGCGGCTGCCGGCGTCGGCCCAGCTGCCGGAGGCCACCGGTCTGGGTGCGCCGCTGTCGTGCCTCAACGAGGCCCGATTCGGGATCGTGTTCGGCGCGCTGGGAGCGGCACGCGACAGTCTCGAGACCGCGATCGCCTACGCGCAAGAGCGTGAGGTCTTCGACCGGCCGCTGTCGAGTTTCCAGCTGTCACAGGAGAAGCTGGCCAACATGACCCTCGAGTTGGGCAAGGGCATGCTGCTGGCCGTTCACCTCGGCCGGATGAAAGACGCCGAAGGCGCCCGTCCCGAGCAGATCAGCCTCGGCAAGCTCAACAACGTCCGCGAGGCGCTGGCCATCGCGCGCGAATGTCGAACCCTGCTGGGCGGCAGCGGGATCACGCTGGAGTATTCGCCGCTGCGGCACGCGAACAACCTCGAGTCCGTGCTCACCTATGAAGGCACCTCCGAGATGCACCTGCTGTCGATCGGACGGGCGCTGACCGGCCAGGCTGCGTTCCGCTGA
- a CDS encoding aldehyde dehydrogenase family protein gives MTDATELRHLIAGEWHAGHGEVISSINPTRPSAVVAEGLCATPADVDSAVGAAGEALRGWARTPIHERGAVLLAAAAVVERNAAAWGLELATEEGKTKAEGIGEVRRAAQILRYYGNEGDRQAGEIFASPRAGEQILVTRKPLGVVAVITPFNFPIAIPAWKIAPALVYGNAVVWKPATTVPLLAIRLAEALTSAGLPAGVLNLVIGESAIGEALVEHPDIAAISFTGSTAVGRRIAASAAARGVPVQAEMGGKNAAMVLDDADIELALDQVMLGAFRSTGQKCTATSRLIVTEGIADRFLDELATRVDALVVGDPTDEATQMGPVITGAAQRNIYGGLGTAMNQGAEVLAGGEPYFKGLLAEGFFVAPTLVELSEPADIWSEELFGPVLAARRATDADEAFALANESEFGLSAAIFTQDLTRALRAVEQIDVGVLHINSESAGADPHVPFGGAKKSGLGPKEQGTAAREFFTHTTTVYLRGAAD, from the coding sequence GTGACCGACGCGACCGAACTGCGGCATCTGATCGCCGGAGAATGGCACGCCGGCCACGGCGAAGTCATCAGCAGTATCAACCCGACCCGGCCGAGTGCGGTTGTCGCCGAGGGACTTTGCGCAACACCGGCCGACGTCGACAGTGCCGTCGGCGCGGCAGGCGAGGCGCTGAGAGGGTGGGCCCGCACACCCATCCATGAGCGTGGCGCCGTCCTGCTGGCGGCGGCCGCTGTGGTCGAGCGCAACGCCGCAGCGTGGGGCCTCGAACTGGCGACCGAGGAGGGCAAGACCAAGGCCGAGGGCATCGGCGAGGTTCGCCGGGCCGCTCAGATCCTGCGGTACTACGGCAACGAAGGCGACCGCCAGGCCGGCGAGATCTTCGCCTCGCCGCGGGCAGGCGAGCAGATTCTGGTGACCCGCAAGCCGCTCGGTGTCGTCGCCGTCATCACTCCCTTCAACTTCCCCATCGCGATCCCGGCGTGGAAGATCGCCCCGGCCTTGGTCTACGGCAACGCCGTGGTGTGGAAGCCGGCGACAACCGTTCCGCTGCTGGCGATCCGGCTCGCCGAGGCGCTGACGTCAGCCGGCCTGCCGGCGGGCGTGCTCAACCTGGTGATCGGCGAGTCTGCAATCGGTGAGGCGCTGGTCGAACACCCCGACATCGCCGCGATCAGCTTCACCGGCTCTACCGCAGTAGGCCGTCGCATCGCCGCCTCGGCCGCGGCCCGGGGCGTGCCGGTCCAGGCCGAGATGGGCGGAAAGAACGCGGCCATGGTCCTCGACGACGCGGATATCGAGCTTGCCCTGGACCAGGTGATGCTGGGAGCATTCCGCTCCACTGGCCAAAAGTGCACGGCCACATCACGATTGATTGTCACCGAAGGAATTGCCGACCGGTTCCTCGACGAGCTCGCGACCCGGGTCGACGCGCTGGTCGTCGGCGACCCGACCGACGAGGCGACGCAGATGGGTCCGGTGATCACCGGTGCTGCACAGCGGAATATCTACGGGGGCCTGGGCACCGCCATGAACCAAGGCGCCGAGGTGCTGGCCGGTGGCGAGCCCTACTTCAAGGGCCTGCTGGCGGAGGGCTTTTTCGTCGCACCCACGCTGGTGGAGTTGAGCGAACCGGCCGACATCTGGTCCGAGGAATTGTTCGGCCCGGTACTGGCCGCGCGGCGCGCCACAGATGCCGACGAGGCGTTCGCATTGGCCAACGAGAGCGAATTCGGGCTGTCGGCAGCCATTTTCACCCAAGACCTGACCCGCGCACTCCGCGCTGTAGAGCAGATCGACGTCGGGGTGCTGCACATCAACTCGGAATCGGCTGGGGCAGATCCGCACGTACCGTTCGGCGGGGCGAAGAAGAGCGGGCTCGGACCAAAAGAGCAGGGCACCGCGGCCCGCGAGTTCTTCACCCACACCACCACGGTGTATCTGCGCGGCGCGGCAGATTGA
- a CDS encoding IF2 family translation initiation factor has protein sequence MKISDLPFAILRLQYRTARVPLQIVEEQVFARFDSESRARLIYERSLGALDVAVGNLLNAPDIAERGAALADRSEALRLAAELDAQAGEEVREAGRDFKARQEEAEKQRQNAVATKQKTVQQSRQQAEARKREATKNAADRAAAVKERADKAASQRTAAVENAKQTEQANITAAEKMATKAAQAKLDGAADKRGEAVAIRKDADRLDELADVEKEKRQQARAAETN, from the coding sequence ATGAAAATCTCCGACCTGCCCTTTGCGATTCTTCGCTTGCAGTATCGAACAGCCCGAGTGCCGCTGCAGATCGTGGAGGAGCAGGTGTTCGCCCGTTTCGACAGCGAGTCGCGGGCACGGTTGATCTACGAGCGCTCGCTCGGGGCGCTGGATGTGGCCGTCGGCAATCTGCTCAATGCGCCCGACATTGCCGAGCGGGGCGCGGCCCTGGCCGACCGCAGTGAGGCGCTTCGCCTTGCCGCCGAGTTGGATGCCCAGGCGGGTGAAGAGGTGCGCGAGGCCGGCCGGGATTTCAAGGCCCGTCAAGAAGAAGCCGAGAAGCAGCGGCAAAATGCCGTCGCGACAAAGCAGAAGACGGTCCAGCAGTCCCGGCAGCAGGCCGAGGCGCGCAAGCGGGAGGCCACAAAGAACGCTGCCGACCGCGCAGCCGCGGTCAAGGAGCGGGCGGACAAGGCCGCGTCGCAGCGCACCGCGGCAGTGGAGAACGCCAAGCAGACCGAGCAGGCGAATATCACCGCTGCGGAGAAGATGGCGACCAAGGCCGCCCAAGCGAAGCTGGACGGCGCCGCCGACAAGCGCGGGGAGGCCGTTGCCATCCGCAAGGACGCCGACCGCCTCGACGAATTGGCCGACGTCGAGAAGGAGAAGCGCCAGCAGGCGCGTGCCGCCGAAACGAACTAG
- a CDS encoding CsbD family protein → MEHNNAEQARAGLIGSIKGKVKEAFGAVTGNDSLTAEGQLDQVEAQHRKKANAAEAVADAEAAEAQSQKAEARSAGADARVQVSSRAASAEQLIDSQAAAQKRAAEQDAHQLAAAASAQAEQDAQRRVTGAEARARLESEQAREKSEAAAEDHQDSVRAAASARAEADRLRSEAHELTKDADLPE, encoded by the coding sequence ATGGAACACAACAATGCCGAGCAGGCGCGGGCCGGCCTGATCGGCTCGATCAAGGGCAAGGTCAAAGAGGCCTTCGGCGCTGTTACCGGCAACGATTCGTTGACCGCCGAGGGGCAACTCGACCAGGTCGAAGCGCAGCATCGCAAGAAAGCCAACGCGGCCGAAGCGGTCGCGGATGCCGAGGCGGCCGAGGCGCAATCGCAGAAGGCCGAGGCCAGATCCGCCGGAGCCGACGCCCGCGTCCAGGTGAGCAGCCGGGCCGCGTCGGCCGAACAGCTCATCGATAGCCAGGCGGCCGCTCAGAAGCGCGCTGCCGAGCAGGACGCCCACCAGCTGGCGGCCGCCGCGTCCGCACAAGCCGAACAAGACGCCCAGCGCCGAGTCACCGGCGCCGAGGCGCGAGCCCGGCTGGAATCCGAGCAGGCTCGGGAGAAGTCCGAGGCTGCCGCCGAGGATCACCAGGACTCGGTACGCGCCGCCGCCTCGGCCAGGGCAGAGGCAGATCGACTCAGAAGCGAAGCCCACGAGCTGACTAAAGACGCGGATTTGCCTGAGTGA
- a CDS encoding zinc-dependent dehydrogenase produces MKALRFYAPEDVRLEDVPEPTCGPDEVKIRVRNCSTCGTDVKIFYNGHQNLTPPRTIGHEIAGEVVEVGAEVNQTYGSDWQIGDRVQVIAAVPCGHCHECRRGWMAVCQNQTSVGYQYDGGFAEYMIVPKQVLAVDGLNRIPDNVGFDEASAAEPFACAINAQELLGIEEGDTVVVFGAGPIGCMHIRIARGVHKCGPVYLVDVNDSRLAMSADAVHPDGVINAADVDVVAKVMELTGGRGADVIITATAANITQEQAIAMAARNGRISFFGGLPKTNPTITCDSNVVHYRQLHIHGANGSAPEHNKRALEYISTGQVPVKDLITRHISLDNVLDAFKIVKSGEAIKVTVEP; encoded by the coding sequence ATGAAAGCCCTGCGCTTCTACGCACCCGAGGATGTCCGGCTCGAGGATGTCCCGGAGCCCACCTGCGGGCCTGATGAGGTCAAGATCCGGGTTCGCAACTGTTCGACGTGCGGCACCGACGTCAAGATCTTCTACAACGGCCACCAGAACCTGACCCCGCCGCGGACGATCGGCCACGAGATCGCCGGCGAGGTCGTCGAGGTCGGGGCCGAGGTCAATCAGACCTACGGCAGCGACTGGCAGATCGGCGACCGGGTGCAGGTCATCGCCGCGGTGCCGTGCGGGCATTGCCACGAATGTCGCAGGGGCTGGATGGCGGTGTGCCAGAACCAGACGTCGGTCGGCTACCAGTACGACGGCGGTTTCGCCGAGTACATGATCGTTCCCAAGCAGGTCCTCGCCGTCGACGGGCTGAACCGGATTCCCGACAACGTCGGCTTCGACGAGGCGTCCGCCGCCGAGCCCTTCGCGTGCGCCATCAATGCCCAGGAGCTGCTGGGCATCGAGGAGGGCGACACCGTCGTCGTCTTCGGCGCGGGCCCGATCGGCTGTATGCACATCCGGATCGCCCGCGGCGTGCACAAGTGTGGACCGGTGTATCTCGTCGACGTCAACGACAGCCGCCTGGCGATGTCTGCTGACGCAGTCCACCCCGACGGGGTGATCAACGCCGCCGACGTCGACGTCGTCGCCAAGGTCATGGAGCTGACCGGCGGCCGTGGCGCCGATGTGATCATCACCGCGACGGCCGCCAACATCACCCAGGAGCAGGCGATCGCGATGGCCGCGCGCAACGGGCGCATCTCCTTCTTCGGTGGCCTACCCAAGACCAACCCGACCATCACCTGCGACTCGAACGTGGTGCACTACCGCCAGCTGCACATCCACGGCGCGAACGGCTCAGCGCCCGAGCACAACAAGCGTGCGCTCGAGTACATCTCCACCGGGCAGGTCCCTGTCAAAGACCTGATCACCCGACATATTTCGCTCGACAACGTGCTCGACGCCTTCAAAATCGTCAAGAGCGGCGAGGCGATCAAGGTCACTGTCGAGCCATAG
- a CDS encoding PTS mannitol transporter subunit IICBA has protein sequence MWVLLVVRCDRHHRRIGGTELSTTETPPRTGARVHVQKLGTSLSNMVMPNIGAFIAWGLITALFIKAGWLTGIFPGLRDPGGWVAKIGGWGDFADGGIVAPMITYLLPILIGATGGRMVYGIRGGVVGAIATMGVIAGTDIPMFLGAMMMGPLGGWVMKKVDAIWDGKVRPGFEMLIDNFSAGIVGLILAAFGFFGIGPIVSGFSHGAGRVVDFLVAHDLLPLTSIFIEPAKVLFLNNAINHGVLTPLGTTQALQTGKSVLFLLEANPGPGLGILLAFMAFGRGAAKASAPGAAIIQFFGGIHEIYFPYVLMKPKLIAATILGGMTGIFINVLFGSGLRAPAAPGSIIAVYAQTATGSYLGVTLSVVGAAAVSFAVAALLLKTDRSDDDGDLAAATAGMEALKGKKSSVSSALVGSADGAAFAGSADGAPITNIVFACDAGMGSSAMGASVLRKKVQGAGFSDVKVTNQSIANLTDTYGLVVTHRDLTARARQRTPSAVHVSVDNFMNAPQYDEIVELLGKANGGNGTAATSVEPADEAPGEDVLALESIVLAGTATTRDGAISEAGRLLVAAGAVEPSYVHAMHEREGSVSTYMGNGLAIPHGTNEAKDAIRRTGISFVRYAQPIDWNGKPAEFVVGIAGAGKDHMALLTRIAGVFLNNDEVARLRNATSADEVRAVLGGDGG, from the coding sequence ATGTGGGTTTTACTGGTCGTTAGATGTGATCGGCATCACCGAAGAATCGGAGGCACCGAGTTGTCCACCACCGAGACACCACCGCGGACCGGGGCACGGGTTCATGTTCAGAAGCTGGGCACGTCGCTGTCGAACATGGTCATGCCCAATATCGGCGCCTTCATCGCCTGGGGCCTGATCACCGCCCTGTTCATCAAGGCCGGCTGGCTGACCGGGATCTTCCCGGGTCTGCGCGATCCGGGCGGTTGGGTGGCCAAGATCGGCGGCTGGGGGGACTTCGCCGACGGCGGCATCGTCGCGCCGATGATCACCTACCTGCTGCCGATCCTGATCGGAGCCACCGGCGGCCGGATGGTCTACGGAATCCGCGGTGGCGTGGTCGGCGCAATCGCGACCATGGGCGTGATCGCGGGCACCGACATCCCGATGTTCCTCGGCGCGATGATGATGGGGCCTCTCGGCGGTTGGGTGATGAAGAAGGTCGACGCCATCTGGGACGGCAAGGTTCGCCCCGGCTTCGAGATGCTCATCGACAACTTCTCGGCCGGCATCGTCGGGCTGATCCTGGCCGCCTTCGGCTTCTTCGGAATCGGTCCGATCGTGTCGGGCTTCAGCCACGGCGCCGGCCGGGTGGTGGATTTCCTGGTCGCCCACGACCTGCTGCCACTGACGTCGATCTTCATCGAGCCGGCCAAGGTCCTGTTCCTCAACAACGCGATCAACCACGGGGTACTCACGCCGCTGGGCACCACTCAGGCCCTGCAAACCGGCAAGTCCGTGCTGTTCCTACTGGAAGCCAATCCCGGCCCCGGACTGGGAATCCTGCTGGCGTTCATGGCATTCGGACGAGGTGCCGCCAAGGCATCGGCACCGGGCGCGGCGATCATCCAGTTCTTCGGCGGCATCCACGAGATCTACTTCCCGTACGTCCTGATGAAGCCCAAGCTGATCGCCGCCACCATCCTCGGCGGCATGACCGGCATCTTCATCAACGTGCTGTTCGGATCCGGACTGCGCGCACCGGCCGCACCGGGCTCCATCATCGCCGTCTACGCCCAGACCGCCACCGGTAGCTACCTCGGTGTCACGCTGTCGGTAGTGGGCGCCGCTGCAGTCTCATTCGCGGTGGCCGCGCTCCTGCTCAAGACCGACCGCTCCGACGACGACGGAGACCTGGCCGCCGCGACCGCGGGCATGGAGGCACTCAAGGGCAAGAAATCGAGCGTGTCCTCGGCGCTGGTGGGATCCGCCGACGGGGCTGCATTTGCCGGCTCCGCCGACGGGGCCCCCATCACCAACATCGTGTTCGCCTGCGACGCCGGAATGGGCTCGTCGGCGATGGGCGCTTCGGTGCTGCGCAAGAAGGTTCAGGGGGCCGGCTTCTCCGACGTCAAGGTGACCAACCAGTCCATCGCCAATCTCACCGACACCTACGGACTGGTGGTCACTCACCGGGATCTGACCGCACGCGCACGGCAGAGGACACCGTCGGCGGTCCACGTCTCGGTGGACAACTTCATGAACGCGCCGCAGTACGACGAGATCGTCGAGCTGCTCGGAAAGGCCAACGGCGGCAACGGCACTGCGGCCACTTCGGTCGAACCAGCCGATGAGGCACCCGGCGAGGACGTGCTGGCCCTCGAGTCGATCGTGCTGGCCGGGACGGCCACCACGCGCGACGGGGCGATCAGCGAGGCGGGCCGGTTGCTGGTGGCCGCCGGCGCGGTTGAACCGTCCTATGTGCACGCGATGCACGAGCGGGAGGGCTCGGTGTCGACCTATATGGGCAACGGCCTGGCGATCCCGCACGGCACCAACGAGGCCAAGGACGCCATTCGGCGCACCGGGATCTCGTTCGTGCGCTACGCCCAACCCATCGACTGGAACGGCAAGCCCGCCGAGTTCGTGGTCGGCATCGCCGGTGCGGGCAAGGACCACATGGCGTTGCTGACCAGGATCGCCGGGGTGTTCCTCAACAACGACGAGGTGGCCCGGCTTCGGAACGCCACGAGTGCCGACGAGGTCCGGGCGGTGCTCGGCGGCGACGGCGGGTGA
- a CDS encoding DeoR/GlpR family DNA-binding transcription regulator: MDSDTRQGRIVEFARTRGRVEVAALAEELDVAAETIRRDLKVLAGRRILKRVHGGAIPLETAAFESTVEYRSQVDLAEKHRIAGAATELLHGAETVYLDEGFTPRLIAERLADQELTVVTSSLLAAEALAHSESVTVLLLGGRMRGRTLATVDHWATDMLGSLVIDVAYLGTNGISPEHGLTTPDPAVAAVKHMAVKVARRRVLVAAHTKFGVSSFCRFADVADFDSIVTGTELPAADARRYEAMGPAVVRT, encoded by the coding sequence GTGGATTCGGACACCCGCCAAGGCCGCATAGTCGAGTTCGCCCGCACCAGGGGGCGAGTCGAGGTGGCGGCGCTGGCCGAGGAACTCGACGTCGCCGCCGAGACGATCCGCCGCGACCTGAAGGTGCTCGCCGGTCGCCGGATCCTCAAACGCGTGCACGGCGGCGCCATACCGCTGGAGACCGCGGCATTCGAATCGACCGTCGAATACCGCAGCCAGGTCGACCTCGCCGAGAAGCACCGGATCGCCGGGGCGGCCACCGAGCTGTTGCACGGAGCCGAAACGGTGTACCTGGACGAAGGTTTCACTCCCCGGCTGATCGCCGAACGGCTGGCCGATCAGGAGCTGACGGTGGTGACTTCGTCACTGCTGGCCGCGGAGGCGCTGGCACACAGTGAGTCGGTGACGGTCCTGCTGCTCGGCGGCCGGATGCGGGGCCGCACGCTGGCGACGGTGGACCATTGGGCTACCGACATGCTCGGCAGCCTGGTGATCGACGTCGCTTACCTTGGCACGAACGGCATTTCGCCCGAGCATGGCCTCACCACGCCCGACCCGGCCGTCGCCGCGGTGAAGCACATGGCAGTCAAAGTCGCCCGTCGCCGGGTTCTGGTGGCCGCGCACACGAAATTCGGCGTCAGCAGCTTCTGCCGATTCGCCGACGTGGCCGATTTCGACTCGATCGTGACCGGCACGGAGTTACCCGCCGCCGATGCCCGCCGGTATGAGGCGATGGGGCCCGCCGTCGTGCGAACCTGA